The Vulpes vulpes isolate BD-2025 chromosome 1, VulVul3, whole genome shotgun sequence genome contains the following window.
ACAAGCTGGTGTGTAAGcagtcttttcttttccttctctttacagCAATGCAGAATCTTCAGAGAAGAGATTTAGAATGAATAGCTTTGTGTCAGACTTTGGAAGACCACTGGAGCCAGATAAGGTGTTTTCTCGACAGGGCAATGATGAATCCCGGTCTCTCTTTCATTGCTACATCAATGAAGTGGAACACTTGGATAGGGCTAAAGTTTGTCATCAGACCACCGTCCTTGACAGCAGTGTTCAACTCCAGGAAGCTATTAGAAGCAATGGGCGTCGAGAGGAGGAGCTGAATAGGCTTATGAAGTTTGATATCCCTAACTTTGTGAATACAGACCAGAACTCCTCCTTTGGGGAGGATGATCTTCTAATTTCGGAACCACCTATTGTTCTAGAAAATAAGCCAGTTTCCCAGACCTCACACAAAGACCTGGATTGAGAAACTACTCTGTAAAGTGTCTTCTTGAAGATGTTGGGTCTGCCTTTGTAAAGCAAGAAATCTCCATTCACCaagattgtgtgtatgtgtgtgtggggggtagcTAAGTGGGGGTGTTACAagagatagaaacagaaagaagagagccCCCTCAAAAATGAGCCGAATAAGCTGAGTTTCTATGCCTTTAAACACAGTTCAGGCTTTTGGGGGAATAAGGTACTTATATGGTTTCATCCTCTTTGTTGTTGAAAAATTTGGCCGCATACTCAGTGTCACCGTTCTTGAATGGGGGTTAGCATACTGTGTTCCAGTCTGGCCCTGCCAATTCCATGCTCTACCTTTAGCAAGTTGCTTTACCTCTCTGGGCTGCCACATTGTTAACCGTAACGTGAGGAGTCTGGAGTAGATTACTCATCCTAGCTCTAATATTTTGTGAACTTGTGACTTTGCATCGAGAAGAGGCTGGGATGTACGTAAATCAATATAAACTATGGCACTGCCTCCTATCTCTTGTAGGATCCCCCATGTCAGTACCCTCCACTCAACCTTAACTGAGCCCAGCTTTTGTCAGGGGTCCAAGCATCTAGAGGATGTCAGACAACTCATCTCACAGTCACCGTGGCCAACATTTCTGTTGGTTGTATGAAAATAGCCCTTCTGAGAACCTCCAGCCACCCATGGTAAAATGTAGGGACAGCCATGCCCCTCCTCTTCTAGAATGAGTACCAATCCATGATACATTGCATGGCACTCCTATCCCCAGAAATGTAGGGAAGGTTGTCAGCTGAGTGATGACAGGTGCCTTTTGTGTCTCTGTTGGTGTACATGTGTCTGGTCACATTTCTGTGTGGTTGGCTACTGAACAAGAAAAGTGCTATTTGCCATGCTCTTTACTTGGTGTAGGTGATGGTCAGTGGCTCGTGTGTGGGCTTTGAGCTGAGGTGGTGAATGGATTGTAAATTCCCCACCAACAGATGTGCAGGATGGCCTGGTGCAACACAGTTAATTTCACGAAGGAATCTAGTCCTGGTATTGGGAAAAACTTGGTCTTGCATACACAGTTGCATGTGCAGCCAGCTGCTAATCTCTGGGTGGCATTTTCATTATGAATTTGTTCACCATCTGTCTTgcttaagcaaaaaaataaatgcatttgattGCACAGGAATTTTCTCTGGTTCTTTGTTTTCACACATccaaatttttcatttcctttagaaattatTCCATGTTTCTAATGCTTCCTAATTTTTATCTCTAGGAGCCCAGTGCTCTGAATTATGCACCAGATTTCATTTAGGAGTTATTCTGTCCAAAGAAATCCCTTTCCCATAATATCTTTtgaggaaaatattattaagactCCAACACTGAACAGTGGAACAAAGCATGGGGTATTTCTTGTAATTAACAcactcttacaaataaatacttgATATCATTAAAGAATGCTGATTTCGTTAACTTTTacaaatatgaatattcataattTAAACAGCCAAATATAAACTATGGGCTATTTCTTATTAAGTTTCAAAGCTATTTAAGTGGTATCTTATTTTGAAGTAGATTTACTAATCAGAAGGCTGAAGAATATTACTAGAAGTTGGAAAAATGCCCATGACcatattagcatttttattaactgaatgtcaagaactgtgaagggTCTAAGATCTTACCCCTCCTGCAAGCTATTGAGTTAGCTGGCCTGGTTTTGTGGATGCTGGCTAAAGACACGAGATTCCTGGCTCAGAGACAAAGAACTTCATCACAGCACAGCAGGCAACATGGGCTTCATGTTCATGTTAGTTCCTAAATGTATTTCCTACTGGGACTCcagcaaagtaccacaaacttagtggcttgagCAACACCAACTTATACTCTTGTAGTCCTAGAgcccagaagtccaaaatcagtgtCAGTGGGCTTAAATCAGGGGGTCATCAGGGCTGTGTTCCACCTCAAGGCTTTAGGGAAAAATCcacttccttgtcttttccagcttctagaggctgctcaCACTCTGACTTATGACCTTATATCACTGCATCCTCTGCTTCTACTTTACACCTCTCTCTGACCGTATGCTTCTCTCCTATAAGGATCCTTATGATATCATTGGATTATCCTTGATAATCTCTCATCACAAGAttcttaatcatatctgcaaaatcccttttgtcATATAAGGTAGTAAGTATATTCACAAGTTcaaggattaggatgtggacatgtTTAGGGGACCATTGGCCTACCCCATGGGATCTTCCATTTGGCCCCAAAGATTCATGTGCAtctcacatgcaaaatacattcacTTCATCCCAATGCCTCCAAAATCTCAATTATTACAGCATTGACTCAAAGTCCAACATATAGTCTAAATCTTATTAGCTCAAAATTCCCAATCtcgtaatctttttttaaagatttgtttttatgtatttattttagagagcacggatgggaggagcagagggagatggagagagaatctcaagcaggctctactGAAtgtgcatggagcccaatgcagggctccatcttatgaccctgagatcatgacccaagctgaaaccaagaggtggatgattaaccgactgtaccacccgggtgccccctcaGTCTCATCATCTTTATTATCTAAGTCAGGTATGGGTGAGACTCTGGGTATAATCCATCTTGgggaaaaattctttttctgtggACCTGTAAAACTAGAGAACAAGTAATTTGTTCCCAAAATGTAATGGTGTGACAAGCACAGCATAATAGACATTTCTTCTCCTATAGAAGGTGACactggatagaaaaaaaaaggagtcagtaGTCCTAAGCAATTTTGAAATTCCACTGGGCTAACTCCATTCAGTTGCAAGTCCTGGAAATAATTCTCTGTGGCTTGTGGCTTCGCCCTCTGGGCCTGTAGTTCTGCCCTTACAATTATACCTCTTTTGCCATGAATGTATTTGTAACCTGTTTCCTGCATGTAGAATTTTGCGGGCCTGATGGCCACTTTTCATCttgtcctctccctttcccttaaAGCCCAATTTGGCAGTGTTTCTGCAGGTGTGGTATTCTCAGGAACATGATGAGTCACCTCAACACGTCACATGTATTCGTTCCATTAGATAGGAGGTACAAAGTGCCCCACAGGATCATTCTCTCTTGAGGCAGGGACATGACCTTTTGTAACTCTAAGCTGGTCAGGGAAAGGTGACTTTTACCTTCACCAAGGGCAATTCCCTAGAGAAGGGAGCACTTAGGGGGCCCATATCCCCAGCAGCTGGGACTGACACGCAGGCTAGTAAAGGAATCTGTCTGAGACACTACCATTGCCCTTAGGAACCATAATGGATGACTTTTATTGGGCactaagcaggctctgtgctaacTTAATTTTTGTAACCCTACTCTGAGAACTCTCCACACAGAGGCTTAAATGATCCTTTTAAGTATGTTAAGTCAGGTTACTTGTTGCTCAAAATGCTGCAATGACTGCCAGTTGCAGTCAGCAAAGAAGCAAGAGTCCTTATGGTGACTTCAAAGCTGTCCTCCCTCATGCACCAGCTGATCTCTCATCTACTGTTCTTCCCCTGGCTCACCCCGCtctggccacactggcctccctgctgtCCCTTGGAAACAGCAGACATTCACCTACACTAGGGCTGTTGCACTGACCAGTCTCTCTATCTGGAACATTTTCCCTCTAGGTATCCCCTTAACCCACTCCCTCATCTCTTGCAAGTTTTTCCTCCAATGCCCCCTGTTATGGGTCAGATTGCATCCCCTCCCAACCTGCCAAATttacatgttgaaatcctaaccctcaaaACCTGAGgaggtgaccttatttggaagcaGGGGTGTTCATTTGGAAGCAGCTGTAATTcattaagatgaggtcatgagggtgggcccCCATCTGGTATGACTTGTGTCCTTATGAAAAGAGAATATTTGGAAAGAGACATGCATAAGAGGAAGACAACATGAAGAGAAATTGGGAGAATACAAGTCAAGGAGACAGGCCTGGAACAGACCCCTCTGACAGCCTTCAGAAGGAAGCAACCCCACTCACACCAgacctcagacttccagcctcagGACTGAGAGACTACAAATCTCTGGGGTGGAAGTCACAGGGTTGTGGTGCTTTGTTGGAGCCCTAGCAACAAATAGCCCCCTCCTCAACTCTCTGAATGAAGCCCACACTGGCCATCCGTTCAGACCCAGTACTGCGTTCCCCTAATTCCTGTCTAGCACCCCCATTACCTTGATCTCACTCTGTGTTTCTTCCTCTACAGTACTTCTCACCTATGTACTATGCAGTTTACATATTATCATGTCTGTGGTTTCCTTTGTACTCCTCCTGCTAGAACGTAAGCTCTGCAAGGGCTAACTCAGTGCCTGAAACACAGTAGGCAGTCCAAGaagattggggggagggggggaaggactGTTCCTTTGACTTGCTCTAGGCGGGAGAACTGAGGCTCTGGGAGATCCAGTATATAATATAGCTCAAGTGCACAGCTGCCATGAGGTGGCCCCAACTGAGTTCTGAGAGATCGAGAAGATGCAGAAGGTTTGAATGGTACCCTCTCTGTTGGTTAGTAtttatctgactttttttctgtctctaacTTTTGACCTCTTTATGTGTTCTTTTTAACTTTCCATCtggtttaaattttaattttaaaattaaatgtgtaaatgtatCTTTAAACTTGCACAATTATTGTATGTATTGTGATTACTGATGATGTTTTATTTAACATCTTATTTTGTGATTTCTATTTACTTGgctctgcttttctcctttcctgctttgtatcATGCTGTGGTCAAGAGCATAAGGTCTAGAAATAGTCTATTTGGGCTTGGTTCCATTATATGCTAACTGCAGTCTTAACCAGCATACCTAACCCCTTTGAGACTGTTTCCACATATACAAAAAGGGACAACCGCCACCTAAAAGTTTGTGAATGTTAAGTGATAAcacatataaagcacttaaaatagtGACTGGCCTATTCTACATGCTCCATTGCTGCTCATTcgcttttattctctcttttctaaattttaactCTAGTGTAGttacttttattctcttttaaaacaactatttagttatttatttattcattcatttgtatgtttatttaaatCAGTATTTTGGCGATTACTCTTGAATTTTAATGAACATACTTGACACTGAAAGTTGAAGTCTGTTTACTCACTGAAATGAATTTATGTatcaaatgttatatatattttgttcccATAGTTCTCTTTGgctctttcaaaaaaattgatCTGTTCTTTTCTCATGAGCTCCtgattttttcattctatttgctatgatatatatatatgtacacgtatatagattatatatatctatatatacacatatatgtatttatatacatgtgtatacatatataaaatatatttttttattttaataatttggcCATACTCATTTTATGCTCTCTTTTAGATTGTTTCATAATTTTGGGCTCTGGAATACTAATTATCCTGGGGTTTTTTGGGCTTGCTACTTCTTTACAGCCAATGGATTCCaactgtttgtgtgtgtgtgtgtgtgtgtgtgtgtgtgtgtgtagttgccTGAGCTTCCTTTCAGTGAGTATTATTTTTTGCCTATGATTATCCTACGAACCctggttttataaaaatttcccTAGAGAACAAGTTTGTGTTGCTTATCCTTAAGCCCCAAGCGATTTGCTCAATCTGAAATtgttagtttaaaatttttgcttggGGATTCCTGCCTCTTACATGGAGTATGAATTTGGATGGCACCCCCACATAAAGCATAAGCTTGGGGTTTATGGCagcctttgtttttcttaagagaCCTTGGTAGaaccagtttcctcatctctttcCTGTGTCCGTGTATGGGGTTCTTGTCTCCCTCTCACTGAAGAGTCTCAGTAAAGCAGGGGAGTCTCTACATCTGGTATGAACCCCTTTTTTTCTGAATGGATATTGTAACCCACTTCAAGATGCAGATTAAAACTCTGTCCCCTGGGGTGCTGTGGTATTAGCTCACAAACTTCCCATTCCAGCTTTACATTGCCTGTTTATTTGTGTCATCTGAaaacttctcttttcttcatggTTAGTcctatattatttttgttgttgtattttaCCCAGTATTAccaaaattttaacttttaaaaaggatcCAAATTAACTGAGCTCACCATGATTCCAGAGTCAAAAGCCCTAGTTCTCAAATatcagtttaattcttttaaaaaatgcatttcagtGTATTTCTCTGGTGCAAATCTTTATCCTTTATCtaaatctttattctttatcctttcatctgttctGTCCATTACTTCCTCTAGTTTATcaaacatataattattttacagGCTCCATTTGCTAACCCTGATACCTGGACCATCTGTGTGTTTGCATGctaatatttcctattttcataTTACCAATCATGTAGCCGTGGCATTTTGCATGTTTAGAAATTGTTTACTATTTGGCATACATTGTGAATGAAAAATCTATTGATGCTACAAATGATGTTATCCTCTGTGAGAGAAGCTTCCTGTCTTCCTGTTAAGGCAGGTAGGGTGAGAGGCTGATCATCATGCTCCTGTCAGGCATCAAGGTGGGTCAGGACTCAATTGCTTTTTCAAAAACAACTTTGAGGTATAcctgacaaaattatttttacatatttaaagtgtgctaCTTAATACATTCGGACACCCAGGGAACCAAGATAATGACTCTATCACTCCCAGAAGTTTTCTCATACCCTCTTGTAATCCCTTCATCATCATCCTTTCCCTGGAAACAGTTGATCTGCTGTCTGCCACTatatattggtttttattttcaagatatttATATGAATGTAATCATGTCATTTCCATTCTgttttgtctggcttcttccataattattttgagattcatctgtgttgtcgTATTTGTCTACCCATTTACTTGTTGGGAGGATATTTGGGTTATTTACACATTTGTCTATTCATAAAACTATGACTATTTGTTTATGAGTCTTTGTACAagcatgtgcttttttttttttaagaaaaattatttattcctgaaagagagagagagagaggtagagacacaggcagagggggaagcaggctccatgcagggagcctgatgtgggacttgatcccggatcttgggatcatgccttgagccaaaggcagacgctcaactactgagccacccaggtgtcccatgtgcttttattttcttaagcatGTAGAAGGGGAATGTCTGGGTCATACTGCAGAtagatgtttctttttaagaaactgctggacagttttccagaatggttgtattattttaaattcctcacAGTGTGTGAATTCTGGTTGCTTTGCTTCTTTACCAATACTTTGTAacatctgtcttttaaaattttatccataTTTGTGTTTAGTGGTATCTCATGATGGTTTTCAATTGCATTTCACTAATAATGATATTCATTGATTATTTCATATGCGGATTTTTCATTTGGGTATCTTTGGTAACATGTCTTCATATTTTTGGTTCATTGTCTTATTGGGCGtgtttattattgattttttgagAGTTCTTCATTATGTATATAAATCCTTCATCTGATATATGACCTGCAAATAGTTTCTTTATTTCCTATaagatttatagttttaggttttatatataagatttatgatccattttgagttaatcttggTATATGTTGTGAGGTATGgatcaaagtttatttttactttgtgttttaaGGTATCTAATTGTTTCAGCACTGTTTATCGAAGAGACCTTTCTTATTGAGTTGCCTTTGCACCTTTACTGAAAATAGGTTATCAGTGTACACATACTGGATTATTTCTGgatattctattctgtttcattgttctATTTGCCTATTTTATGCCAAATCATActtcttgattactgtagctttataatttgTGTTGAAATCGGTTAGTGTAAGGCCATTAACTTTGTTCTTGCTTGAAGTTGTAGCTAATTgaggtcctttgcatttctatacgaACTTTGGAATCAGTTTTTGGAATTTCCTTTCTTACGTTCTGTTCTGCCAAAATTCCACCCATTCCTTAAGATCCATCTGTGAAGCCATATTTTCCAAGAAAGCCTTCTGGATCCCAAGTGtaaggaatttctttttcttccatgctCCATTCACACGTCATAACACTCTAATTGCATTTGTTCATATTTGGCTATGTGTACTTGTCTGATCTTTCCTGCCATACAGTAAAACCTTACCAGGTCAGGAATCTTGAtttgttccctctctctgctgATAAAGCTAGTTTTAGACTTCGCAGGTGTGAGCCCTGCATTAAGCGAGATCTGTAGAAGATATCTAGCTCATCTCCTGCATATTGTTAAGGAGTTCAACAGATTTAGaatggtttattttatatatctcctAGTTCTCTCAGGCTTCATTATTCCTATTCCTAGTTCTGCACATTCAAAGAATAATGGAATATTGTCCAAATAGCAAAGCATATTCTAGTTGACTTGTGAAAATTATGCAGTTATGTCTTAATCTATTGTTCACATACTCCCTCATCATTGAACTTTTGGGAGAATGTCATAGTTTTAAGGCTATCAATGATATCTTTGGCTCCTTAGGGCAGTGGTACCTCACCTCAGACCTACCATATTTCCACCGGTCCCCTCTGGTTCTACTCTAGCTCTCCACTGGGGGGAACTTGCAGTGATGCCCTTACCCTCTAAAAGCCTGTTCTCCTCAGGAAAAATTTTTCTGGGAGTATAATCATGTCTTTCTTAGGAGGGAAATTTAGCCCAGTGATCTGCCAGTATATTTAGTCTGATTTTGTAGAATCTAAACCGTTTCCTACTTATTAGGAACAAATACAACGAGGAAACTGTTTTAGCACCTAAGAAATTAGCAGCATAATTATATGAGTAAGGAAATCAGCTTTCTCATCACACTCAGGCATTATGTTGATGTGATACTCATCTTGGATAACGGTTTCTCCTGTGAAAAATTCTGAGGTACAAATTCACACTTATGAATGGCTTTTTGGTTTTCTCCATAGTCTTTCCATATTCATTACACCTGGTGAGATTATATAAATCCTGTTTGTGGCACAGGACTAATGCTGCTTAAAGcatcatatgtttatttttaaaaaatattttatttattcatgagacacacacacacagagagagagagagagagagagagagagagaggcggagacacaagcaggctccatgcagggagtctgatgtgggactcaatcccagatctccaggatcatgccctgagccacccagggattcccatgcATCATGTTTAAAAGGCGAGTAGACAATTTGTTAGAAGATAGATATCCCCTTAATTCTCTTTTTCCTAAAGTAGAATCTTtgttcacagataaagaaaattcacattaaaatctgaaatacagtgatataaaattaaaaagaattaactaTTAGATGCCATAAACACTAGAGCAGTTATTTACTTCTAAGCCTATTTCCATGACAGCTTCAGCTTtgcaatgatttcttttttaacaaaatccTTGAGAGGCCTGTGTCACagctatcattatcatcattatcatcatggAACTGATTCCTCTAAAAGATTCTAGGAAAACAAAGAGATGAACAGGGGaggtgtgtatgtgagtgtatgtgtgtgtatacaatgaGAAATATAATCAGGCATCAGGCATTGGATGCAGAATATATGTTCGATTTAGAGAAGAATGTGATTTTGAAAACCTGGTGTGGTGAACAAAAGGATGTGGTGGGGGCGAGATGGTCAAATGGAAAGGAGGACGGAAGCCAAGATGTTAGCCTAGATGTCATGCTTGGATTAGGAGATGGGTTTGAGTAAGAAGATTGTGGTAAGAATCCTGCTCTCTGCTAACAACCCCCAAGGTGACTCCTCCCACCTATGAAAATGTGCTGTACATgccaaaagggactttgcagatgtcgCTAAGGATCCTGAAATGGAGAGATGGGAAGGGCAGCCTAGATTGTCCCAGTGGGACCAATTTAATCATGGGTCCTTAAAAATGGAGAACCTCTCCCAGCTGAGTTTGGAGTCAGAGGTATGGAAGGATGCTCAGAGAGATGCACGGTCACTATGAGGATGAAGGGAAGGGGGGCAAAGCTAAGGAATAGAGGTGGAAACCAAGGAGTGGCTGGAAAAATCGAGGAAATGTTTTCTCCCAgagtctccagaaggaatgcagccctgccgataccttgattttagcccagtggaAACAGTGTTGCTCTGATCCACAGAACCGTAAGATGATGAATCTGGGCCGTGTTAAGCCATTACggttgtggtcatttgttacaggaGCAATAGGAAGCTGGCATAGGGAGTACTTGTGTAAGAGATTAGAGGTCTGGAATGGAGTGTGGAGAGGAAAGCTAGCTCAGACCGAGTAGTGCCTTGATGGCTTAAGGTAAGGGTTCTAACACCTAAAAACCAGCTGCGTCAAGTGGGAAGCTGGTATGCATCAAGCAGAGCCTTAGGAAAAACTGATCATGTTGTTTTGCAGGCTATTTGGAGGGGGGAGAGCACTGGGGAAGAGGCATCAATCCTCTTCGAGAAAAGTAAGGAGTTAAGATGGTGACGGGTTTTAGTGGGTAAGATGGAATGGAAAGGGACAGGTAGatagaaacattattttgaagaaattggCTACAGATTTGATGGCCACATGTCGAGGACAGTTCATCGATGTGgactgtgtcccctcaaaatgTGTACATTGAACCCCAATCCCTCAATGTGATGGTagtaggaggtggggcctttgggaggtcatTAGGATTAGATGAGGTGGTAAGGGTGGTGCcatcatgaatgagattagtgcccttatagaCGTCCCAGGAGAGCTTGCTTTGTTTTCAGCTCTGCGAGGATTCAACAAGCAGACAGACCCCTTCAAGCCAGGAAGCAAACTGTCACCCacacatcttgatcttggacttctcagcccccagaactgtgagaaatgaatgcTTGTTTAACCCACCCAGTCTACGGCAATTCGTTACAGCATTCCAAATTGACTGACAGCTGGGAACGCCTCAAGGTTTAGAACTGTCCAGAGAATGTTGAAACCCAGGGGAACAGGCAGCTGGTTTCAAACATGTTGACTTTTTTTGAGAACAGTGGGTAATTCCAGCAAGAACTGGGAAGAGGGGCTGGCACTcaggagagagaaaaggtagAGAGGCAGGCCCAACCTTATCCTGTTGGTAGAGTGTAGACTTAGTCTAGGTattggagggaggagagggtcaTATTTGCAGATGAAGGGCAAGAGACCAAAGAAGGGAACTAATTATTAAGCCCTGACTGTGTATTAGGGACCGTGCTGTGAAGGCTCTGATCCCAAGCCAGAATGTGCACCGTTATTGGTGTTATGGCTGTTATTGGGGCTCCTTGCATGTGGCCATGATAATGAGCTTAACAGGTAAGACGTGGGCATGCAAATATGTGATGATTTACACTTACTGCCCAGGACTGATGTGAGTtaaatcccccccaccccccatgcttcTTTCTACTCAGTCTTTTCCAATAAGCAGTCTCAATTTAACCCTTTTATATTCTTTCCCTCCTGACTTCACTTTTGGCTACCTCACAAATTCTTCTCCAAAATCCCTTCCAGGCTTTCCCCaaggacttaaaaaaacaaacaaacaaaaaaacccccacaggCCATGTATAGTTTATCATCTGTCCCCTGCATTAGGATTTTCTAATTGTCCTATCAGCACCCTGAGGTAGGGACCACTGGCAGGCTACCATTAAGGGTTCAAGTACAGGGGAGGCTTAATGAGAGTAGCTCCAGTGGGTCAGCCGCCTGCTGTGTTCTTGCCCCTTCAC
Protein-coding sequences here:
- the MRAP2 gene encoding melanocortin-2 receptor accessory protein 2 isoform X1 encodes the protein MSAQRLISNRTSQPSAPNSDYTWEYEYYEIGPVSFEGLKAHKYSIVIGFWVGLAVFVIFMFFVLTLLTKTGAPHQDNAESSEKRFRMNSFVSDFGRPLEPDKVFSRQGNDESRSLFHCYINEVEHLDRAKVCHQTTVLDSSVQLQEAIRSNGRREEELNRLMKFDIPNFVNTDQNSSFGEDDLLISEPPIVLENKPVSQTSHKDLD
- the MRAP2 gene encoding melanocortin-2 receptor accessory protein 2 isoform X2, with the protein product MNSFVSDFGRPLEPDKVFSRQGNDESRSLFHCYINEVEHLDRAKVCHQTTVLDSSVQLQEAIRSNGRREEELNRLMKFDIPNFVNTDQNSSFGEDDLLISEPPIVLENKPVSQTSHKDLD